Proteins from one Bradyrhizobium roseum genomic window:
- a CDS encoding ABC transporter permease, which produces MISAKSQAKRRYIALAILSPLTILFVWTLLTANGSVKPIILPSPAAVTASFLDMVQRGYSGVGIWTHIAASLARVGIAFFTGATLGVAIGLLRGRIAEIDALFLVPSEIVRPIPPLGLIPLFILWFGIGETSKILLIFLSVFLIMMVNAQAGSRSCAVDALRAAQSMGAGRWQIFRFVVLPSALPQIMTGLRVSMGTALTILVASELLGGDRGLGFIILDASSFFRTTYVFAGIILIGFIGLVSDRTIAFLARRIVHWEGRQ; this is translated from the coding sequence ATGATCTCGGCAAAATCCCAGGCGAAGCGGCGCTACATCGCGCTGGCGATCCTGTCGCCGCTCACCATCCTGTTCGTTTGGACCCTGCTGACGGCCAACGGCTCCGTGAAACCCATCATCCTGCCCTCGCCTGCTGCGGTGACTGCGAGCTTCCTCGACATGGTCCAGCGCGGCTATTCCGGCGTCGGTATCTGGACTCATATCGCCGCGAGCCTTGCCCGGGTCGGCATTGCTTTCTTCACGGGCGCGACGCTCGGCGTCGCCATCGGCCTGTTGCGCGGCCGGATCGCGGAGATCGACGCGCTGTTCCTGGTACCTTCCGAAATCGTAAGACCGATACCGCCGCTCGGACTCATTCCGCTGTTCATTCTGTGGTTCGGCATCGGCGAGACGTCAAAAATCCTGCTGATCTTCCTGTCGGTCTTTCTCATCATGATGGTGAACGCGCAGGCCGGTTCTCGCTCATGCGCCGTCGATGCGTTGCGCGCGGCCCAATCGATGGGCGCCGGCCGCTGGCAGATTTTCCGCTTCGTGGTGCTGCCCTCGGCGCTGCCGCAGATCATGACGGGACTGCGGGTTTCCATGGGCACGGCGCTGACCATTCTCGTCGCCTCCGAACTGCTCGGTGGCGACCGTGGCCTGGGGTTCATCATCCTCGACGCATCGAGCTTCTTCCGCACGACTTACGTCTTCGCCGGCATCATCCTGATCGGCTTCATCGGGCTTGTCAGCGACCGCACCATCGCGTTCCTCGCCCGACGGATCGTCCATTGGGAGGGTCGGCAGTGA
- a CDS encoding amidase family protein: MKRVADLQRRAHAGERLPLLGLAFAVKDNIPVAGMATTSNCPALSIMPEETAPAVRTLEDAGAVLTGKNTMDWRARPGAALPQRDRFGLHSRRIEFGVRRGSRPRYRLVLTRQ, encoded by the coding sequence ATGAAGCGCGTAGCGGACCTGCAGCGGCGGGCCCATGCCGGCGAGCGCCTTCCGTTGCTGGGGCTTGCATTCGCGGTCAAGGACAACATCCCCGTCGCCGGCATGGCGACGACAAGTAACTGCCCGGCGCTTTCCATCATGCCCGAGGAGACTGCCCCGGCCGTCCGCACTCTGGAGGACGCTGGTGCGGTTCTGACCGGCAAGAATACCATGGACTGGCGCGCGCGGCCCGGAGCTGCTTTGCCGCAACGCGATCGATTCGGCCTACATTCCCGGCGGATCGAGTTCGGGGTCCGCCGTGGCAGTCGCCCGCGATATCGTCTCGTTCTCACTCGGCAGTGA
- a CDS encoding C40 family peptidase, translated as MLKPLVVASAFLLACSIQAEARPHHRHHGYRAHAWCGSYLSNYLGKSDRRLALARAWASEGSNAGGPGVGVVVVWSHHVGIITGQTPDGQWIVHSGNDGGAVRTRPRSVANAIAFRRV; from the coding sequence ATGCTGAAACCTCTTGTTGTTGCGTCCGCGTTCCTGCTCGCCTGCTCCATCCAGGCCGAAGCGCGTCCCCATCATCGGCATCACGGCTACCGCGCGCACGCCTGGTGCGGCAGTTATCTAAGTAACTATCTCGGCAAGTCGGACCGTCGCCTCGCGCTGGCGCGCGCCTGGGCCAGCGAAGGCAGCAACGCCGGCGGCCCCGGAGTCGGCGTCGTGGTGGTCTGGTCGCATCACGTCGGGATCATCACGGGCCAAACACCCGACGGCCAGTGGATCGTCCATAGCGGCAATGATGGCGGCGCGGTTCGCACGCGTCCACGCTCGGTCGCCAACGCGATTGCGTTTCGGCGGGTGTAA
- a CDS encoding 2-dehydropantoate 2-reductase has protein sequence MRIAVIGAGGVGGGFGAALAKAGADVTFVARGAHLAAMKRDGLKIQSPRGDTHLVPTQATENPAGIGPVDIVLFCVKLWDVESAGEAIKPLVGLGTAVIPLQNGIDAAERLLPILGRDAVMGGVAQISASITAPGVIQQVGTFMRMIFGELDGQRSRRAEDFLALCQKAGFDATLSEQILTELWMKFIPLTTNAGITAATRRPLGELRDDPDIRPVMRAAVQEVFEVGKAKGVALPADAVDRALDFIGHAPPAMKASMALDLERGNRLELPWLNGKVVELGRQLGVPTPTHAMLYAVLKPYVMGKPG, from the coding sequence ATGCGTATTGCGGTTATCGGCGCGGGCGGCGTCGGAGGCGGGTTCGGCGCGGCGCTCGCGAAGGCCGGCGCTGACGTTACCTTTGTTGCGCGCGGCGCGCACCTCGCCGCCATGAAGCGCGACGGGTTGAAAATTCAAAGCCCGCGCGGCGACACCCATCTGGTGCCAACGCAGGCGACCGAAAATCCCGCCGGGATCGGCCCGGTCGATATCGTGCTTTTCTGCGTCAAATTGTGGGACGTCGAAAGCGCGGGCGAGGCGATCAAGCCGCTGGTCGGCCTCGGCACGGCCGTGATCCCGCTGCAGAACGGCATCGACGCGGCCGAGCGGCTGCTGCCGATCCTTGGCCGCGACGCCGTCATGGGCGGCGTGGCGCAGATCAGTGCGTCGATCACCGCGCCCGGCGTGATCCAGCAGGTCGGCACCTTCATGCGCATGATCTTTGGCGAACTCGATGGCCAGCGCAGCCGGCGCGCCGAGGATTTTCTCGCGCTGTGCCAGAAGGCGGGCTTCGATGCGACGTTGAGCGAGCAGATCCTCACCGAGCTCTGGATGAAGTTCATCCCGCTGACCACCAATGCCGGGATCACGGCGGCGACGCGGCGGCCGCTTGGCGAGTTGCGGGATGATCCCGACATTCGTCCGGTCATGCGCGCCGCGGTGCAGGAAGTATTTGAAGTCGGCAAAGCCAAAGGCGTGGCGCTGCCGGCCGACGCGGTGGATAGGGCTCTCGATTTCATCGGCCATGCGCCGCCGGCCATGAAGGCCTCGATGGCGCTCGATCTCGAGCGCGGCAACCGCCTCGAATTGCCCTGGCTCAACGGCAAGGTCGTCGAACTCGGCCGCCAGCTCGGTGTTCCGACACCGACGCACGCGATGCTGTACGCGGTCTTGAAGCCCTATGTGATGGGCAAGCCCGGCTAG
- a CDS encoding 3-hydroxybutyryl-CoA dehydrogenase, whose protein sequence is MIEQIGIVGAGTMGNGIAQVCAAAGLPVVMSDISDAALSRGMSVVSNSLERLVNKQKMTDADRQAALARITTTTDTAKFSTCDLVIEAATENEDLKIKILKDLCAKVGSRTLLATNTSSISITKLAAATDRPDRFIGMHFFNPVPLMALLELIRGLQTSDDTHAKAEAFARKVGKVAITAKNSPGFAVNRILCPMINEAIFALQEGIATAEDLDAGMKLGCNHPIGPLALADMIGLDTMLSVMEVFYEGFNDPKYRPAPLLKEMVAAGHLGRKTGQGFYSYGK, encoded by the coding sequence ATGATTGAGCAGATTGGGATCGTGGGCGCAGGCACGATGGGTAACGGGATCGCGCAGGTGTGCGCCGCCGCCGGTCTTCCCGTCGTCATGAGCGATATCTCCGATGCCGCGCTCTCCCGCGGCATGTCGGTGGTTTCGAACAGCCTGGAGCGGCTGGTCAACAAGCAGAAGATGACCGACGCCGACCGGCAGGCCGCTCTGGCGCGGATCACCACGACGACGGACACGGCGAAGTTTTCGACCTGCGATCTCGTGATCGAGGCCGCGACCGAGAACGAAGACCTGAAGATCAAGATATTGAAAGATCTCTGCGCCAAGGTGGGGTCGCGGACGTTGCTTGCCACCAACACGTCCTCGATCTCGATCACAAAGCTTGCTGCCGCGACCGACCGGCCGGACCGCTTCATCGGCATGCACTTCTTCAACCCGGTGCCGCTGATGGCGCTGCTCGAATTGATCCGCGGCCTGCAGACCTCGGACGATACCCACGCCAAGGCGGAAGCGTTTGCCAGGAAGGTCGGCAAGGTGGCGATCACGGCGAAGAACAGCCCGGGCTTTGCGGTCAACCGCATCCTGTGCCCGATGATCAACGAGGCGATCTTCGCGCTGCAGGAAGGAATCGCGACGGCGGAAGACCTCGACGCCGGCATGAAGCTCGGCTGCAACCATCCGATCGGCCCGCTGGCGCTTGCCGACATGATCGGCTTGGATACGATGCTGTCGGTGATGGAGGTCTTCTACGAAGGCTTCAACGATCCGAAGTACCGGCCTGCGCCGCTGCTGAAGGAAATGGTCGCCGCCGGCCATCTCGGCCGCAAGACCGGGCAGGGGTTCTATAGTTACGGTAAGTGA
- the gor gene encoding glutathione-disulfide reductase has translation MAEFDVDLFVIGGGSGGVRAARIAAGYGAKVMVAEEYRMGGTCVIRGCVPKKLFVIGSHVKHEIEDAAGFGWTIPSATFDWSTLVANKDKEIARLEGIYAANVEKTGARIAKTRAVLEGAHTLRLMTGENVTAKYILIATGGAPNHGREIPGIEHVISSNEAFHLPELPKRIVIQGGGYIALEFAGIFAGFGSDVTVIYRGDNILRGFDEDVRKHVRAEMEKQGITIITGCTIDRVEKHGHEFTTHLSSGSSIASDKVMFAIGRHPNVANLGLEKAGVAINPANGGIAVDSWSKTSVDNIYAIGDVTHRINLTPVAIREGHAFADTVFGKRPVQVDHATIPTAVFSQPEVGTVGLTEAEACAAFSHVDIYKTDFRPIKTTMSGRDTRVLMKLVVDGTTDRVLGCHIVGDAAAEIVQAVAIAVKMKATKAEFDATIAVHPSAAEELVTMRTPTARHVRQAAE, from the coding sequence ATGGCTGAGTTCGACGTCGATCTGTTCGTCATCGGCGGTGGCTCGGGCGGCGTGCGCGCCGCCCGAATCGCGGCGGGTTACGGCGCGAAGGTCATGGTCGCCGAAGAATACCGGATGGGCGGCACCTGCGTGATCCGCGGTTGCGTGCCGAAAAAGCTGTTCGTGATCGGCTCGCACGTCAAGCACGAGATCGAGGACGCCGCCGGTTTCGGCTGGACCATCCCGAGCGCCACCTTCGACTGGTCGACGCTGGTCGCCAACAAGGACAAGGAGATCGCGCGGTTGGAGGGCATCTACGCCGCCAACGTCGAGAAGACCGGCGCGCGCATCGCAAAGACCCGCGCGGTGCTGGAAGGTGCCCACACGCTGCGCCTGATGACTGGCGAGAACGTCACCGCAAAATACATCCTGATCGCGACCGGCGGCGCGCCCAACCATGGCCGCGAAATTCCCGGCATCGAGCATGTGATTTCCTCCAACGAAGCGTTTCATCTCCCCGAATTGCCGAAGCGCATCGTGATCCAGGGCGGCGGCTATATCGCGCTGGAGTTCGCCGGCATTTTTGCCGGCTTCGGCTCCGACGTGACCGTGATCTATCGCGGCGACAACATCCTGCGCGGGTTCGACGAAGACGTCCGCAAGCATGTCCGCGCCGAGATGGAGAAGCAGGGGATTACGATCATCACCGGCTGCACCATCGACAGGGTGGAGAAGCACGGCCACGAATTCACCACGCACCTGTCGAGCGGCTCCAGCATCGCCTCGGACAAGGTGATGTTCGCGATCGGGCGGCACCCGAATGTCGCCAATCTTGGACTGGAAAAGGCCGGCGTCGCCATCAACCCGGCGAACGGCGGCATCGCCGTCGACAGCTGGTCAAAAACCTCGGTCGACAACATCTATGCGATCGGCGACGTCACCCACCGCATCAACCTGACGCCGGTGGCGATCCGCGAGGGGCATGCCTTCGCCGACACCGTGTTCGGCAAGCGCCCGGTCCAGGTCGATCACGCGACGATCCCGACCGCGGTGTTCTCGCAGCCCGAGGTCGGCACCGTCGGCCTGACCGAAGCTGAAGCCTGCGCGGCGTTCAGTCATGTCGATATCTACAAGACCGATTTCCGCCCGATCAAGACGACGATGTCCGGCCGCGACACCCGCGTGCTGATGAAGCTCGTGGTCGACGGCACGACGGATCGCGTGCTCGGCTGTCACATTGTCGGCGATGCTGCAGCCGAGATCGTCCAGGCGGTCGCCATTGCCGTGAAGATGAAGGCGACCAAGGCCGAGTTCGACGCCACCATTGCGGTGCATCCGTCCGCCGCCGAGGAACTGGTGACGATGCGGACGCCGACCGCGCGGCATGTCAGGCAGGCGGCGGAGTAG
- a CDS encoding DUF2059 domain-containing protein — MKSLSRILSAAGLAMGLALTAVPAEAQQKNAPAAATPLKPASPAAIAAAKEILTMKNASAMYANAVPNLVQQTKNVLLQSNLNYQKDLNDVAEIVAKNLAGREKEIGDGMAQVYANEFTEQELKDLVTFYKSTLGQKLLASEPRAIQFSMSYMNQWAQNFAETINGQFRAEMKKRGKEI, encoded by the coding sequence ATGAAGAGTCTTTCACGGATTTTGTCGGCGGCCGGCCTTGCAATGGGACTGGCCCTGACCGCCGTTCCGGCCGAGGCGCAGCAGAAGAATGCGCCCGCCGCGGCCACACCGCTCAAGCCGGCTTCGCCGGCCGCCATCGCCGCCGCCAAGGAAATCCTGACGATGAAGAACGCGAGCGCGATGTACGCCAACGCCGTTCCCAATCTGGTCCAGCAGACCAAGAACGTGCTGCTACAGAGCAACCTGAACTATCAGAAGGACCTCAACGACGTCGCCGAGATCGTCGCGAAGAATCTCGCCGGGCGCGAGAAGGAAATCGGCGACGGCATGGCGCAGGTTTACGCCAACGAGTTCACCGAGCAGGAGCTGAAGGACCTCGTCACATTCTACAAGTCGACGCTCGGCCAGAAGCTGCTCGCCAGCGAACCGCGCGCCATCCAGTTCAGCATGTCCTACATGAACCAGTGGGCGCAGAACTTTGCCGAAACCATCAACGGCCAGTTCCGCGCCGAGATGAAGAAGCGCGGCAAGGAAATCTGA
- the rpiA gene encoding ribose-5-phosphate isomerase RpiA translates to MDMDQLKRQAAAQALAHVQDGMKLGLGTGSTAKHFVDLLGEKVAGGLNVVGVPTSEATRAQAEACKIPLTTLDAIDRLDLTVDGADEIDGALNLIKGGGGALLREKIVAAASDRMIVIADDTKWVDALGRFPLPVEVIPFGVAATRRAIAAAFAQSGVSGQMGLRKGKDGHVFVTDGGHWIIDAHLGRITDAPRLAGLLSLIPGVVEHGLFIGLASTAILAGAQGIRVVERR, encoded by the coding sequence GTGGATATGGACCAGTTGAAGCGGCAGGCGGCGGCTCAGGCGCTGGCGCATGTACAGGACGGCATGAAGCTCGGGCTCGGCACCGGCTCGACCGCCAAACATTTTGTCGACCTGCTCGGCGAGAAGGTCGCCGGCGGCTTGAACGTGGTGGGCGTGCCGACCTCGGAAGCGACCCGCGCCCAGGCCGAAGCCTGCAAGATTCCTTTGACCACGCTTGACGCGATCGACCGCCTCGACCTCACGGTGGACGGCGCCGACGAAATCGACGGCGCGCTCAACCTGATCAAGGGCGGTGGCGGTGCGCTGTTGCGGGAGAAGATCGTGGCGGCGGCCTCGGATCGCATGATCGTGATTGCCGACGACACCAAATGGGTCGATGCGCTCGGCCGTTTCCCACTACCTGTAGAGGTGATTCCGTTCGGGGTGGCCGCCACCCGGCGGGCCATCGCTGCCGCGTTTGCCCAAAGCGGCGTTTCCGGGCAAATGGGGCTCCGCAAGGGCAAGGACGGCCACGTTTTTGTCACCGATGGCGGCCACTGGATTATCGATGCCCATCTGGGGCGCATCACGGATGCGCCCCGTCTGGCGGGCCTGTTGAGCCTGATCCCGGGTGTCGTCGAACACGGGTTGTTCATTGGCCTGGCCAGCACCGCCATCCTGGCAGGTGCTCAGGGAATTCGCGTAGTTGAGCGGCGGTAG
- a CDS encoding HAD-IA family hydrolase yields the protein MPLPRTIVFDLDGTLVDTAPDLIAALNYVLGREGMPPVPLQSARNMIGAGARKLIERGLEVEGRMMSVADVDRLLKDFIDFYAAHIADASRPFEGLEASLDDLAAQGCRFAVCTNKLEWLSKRLLDELGLSGRFSAICGADTFGVSKPDPIILQQTVARAGGDMAAVIMVGDAGPDVGVARRAGVPVIGVEFGYTDVPIAELKPDRLIGHMKDLPAAVESLIKA from the coding sequence ATGCCCCTTCCCCGCACCATCGTCTTCGATCTCGACGGCACTCTCGTCGACACCGCACCCGATCTGATCGCCGCGCTCAATTACGTGCTCGGCCGAGAAGGCATGCCGCCGGTGCCGCTGCAATCGGCGCGCAACATGATCGGCGCCGGCGCCCGCAAGCTGATCGAGCGCGGGCTGGAGGTCGAAGGGCGCATGATGAGCGTTGCGGACGTCGATCGCCTCCTGAAAGATTTCATCGACTTCTATGCCGCCCACATCGCCGACGCCTCGCGGCCGTTCGAGGGCCTGGAAGCCTCGCTCGATGATCTTGCGGCACAAGGCTGCCGCTTCGCGGTGTGCACCAACAAGCTGGAATGGCTGTCGAAGCGCCTGCTCGACGAGTTGGGTCTGAGCGGACGGTTTTCCGCGATCTGCGGCGCCGACACGTTCGGGGTCTCCAAGCCCGACCCGATCATCCTGCAGCAGACGGTGGCGCGCGCGGGCGGCGATATGGCCGCGGTCATCATGGTGGGCGACGCCGGCCCCGACGTCGGCGTGGCACGGCGGGCCGGCGTTCCCGTGATCGGCGTCGAATTCGGCTACACCGACGTGCCAATCGCCGAGCTCAAGCCCGACCGGCTGATCGGCCATATGAAGGACCTGCCGGCGGCAGTGGAAAGCCTCATCAAGGCGTAA